A single Desulfovibrio gilichinskyi DNA region contains:
- a CDS encoding exosortase system-associated protein, TIGR04073 family, with translation MYKSSWFLKISLTVISLLMLILSGCSMKSDNYVGSQDSYGSRVTRKIGRGMTNIITAPIEIPNQAVNMAAESDGPGEQLAGYFGGFVTGFAYGTGRVVSGMYDIVTSPFGGPAGPTMDEEFISSEFTDKVDARDNSFTDITGGELY, from the coding sequence ATGTATAAATCAAGCTGGTTTTTAAAAATAAGCCTGACTGTTATCAGTTTGTTGATGCTTATTCTTAGCGGATGTTCCATGAAGTCTGATAACTATGTCGGCAGTCAGGATTCTTATGGCTCCAGAGTTACCCGTAAGATAGGGCGTGGAATGACTAATATCATTACGGCTCCGATTGAAATTCCTAATCAGGCTGTGAATATGGCGGCAGAAAGTGATGGTCCGGGTGAACAGTTGGCTGGATATTTCGGCGGCTTTGTAACCGGGTTTGCGTATGGAACCGGAAGAGTTGTTTCCGGCATGTATGATATTGTTACTTCACCGTTCGGTGGACCTGCTGGCCCCACAATGGATGAGGAATTTATCTCCTCTGAATTTACCGATAAAGTTGATGCCCGGGATAATAGTTTTACAGATATCACCGGCGGAGAACTGTATTGA
- a CDS encoding HD domain-containing protein: MKNKNKPVSILMVGGAVRDLLLGKKPHDFDFLVASGSVDQFKKQFPYAKPVGKSYEVFFQKGFEFSFPRVTGQTVDETIDLDLAARDFTINSFALDAEGELYVHPNGLEDLASKTLRPAFSETFKVDPLRVFRAATFLARFPEFTAHPDLINKMREASAKGWLETIAPDRIGVELLKALKSDKPGNFLKTLQETNCFEPWFTEFKTADKIVAGPPEFHDKSVLGHTAELMDKTSGNPLTCWMAMCHDLGKILTPSDLLPAHHGHEKKGIKLASALGTRLLLPNKFIKAGEVAAALHMKAGKYNQLRPGTKVDLLIELHKNDLVENMRNLCRADKNEDIMTNAMTDLTEILKISLPENDRNLGKKSGEKLREMRAHKLIKENRS; encoded by the coding sequence ATGAAAAATAAAAATAAACCAGTGTCAATTTTGATGGTCGGCGGAGCAGTTCGCGACCTGCTGCTCGGGAAAAAACCGCATGACTTTGACTTTCTGGTTGCGTCCGGTTCAGTTGATCAGTTTAAAAAACAATTTCCATATGCGAAACCTGTTGGCAAATCATATGAAGTTTTTTTTCAAAAAGGTTTTGAATTTTCCTTTCCAAGAGTAACCGGACAAACTGTTGATGAAACTATAGATCTAGATCTTGCCGCGAGAGACTTCACTATAAACAGCTTTGCTCTTGACGCTGAGGGGGAACTGTATGTTCACCCGAACGGACTCGAAGATTTAGCCTCTAAAACCCTGCGACCGGCATTTTCAGAAACATTTAAAGTTGACCCGTTACGGGTTTTCCGCGCCGCCACCTTTCTTGCCAGATTTCCGGAATTTACAGCGCACCCTGATTTGATAAACAAAATGCGCGAAGCTTCTGCAAAAGGCTGGCTGGAAACGATTGCTCCTGACAGAATCGGAGTTGAGCTGCTTAAAGCTTTAAAAAGCGACAAACCTGGTAATTTTTTAAAAACGCTTCAAGAAACAAATTGCTTTGAACCTTGGTTCACAGAGTTCAAAACCGCAGATAAAATCGTTGCCGGACCACCGGAATTTCACGATAAGTCTGTGCTGGGCCATACTGCAGAATTAATGGACAAAACTTCCGGCAATCCACTCACCTGCTGGATGGCTATGTGTCATGATCTGGGAAAAATTTTAACCCCGTCAGACCTGTTGCCGGCGCACCATGGACATGAGAAAAAAGGTATTAAGCTGGCATCAGCTCTTGGTACAAGGTTGCTCCTTCCGAATAAGTTTATAAAGGCAGGAGAAGTAGCGGCTGCGCTGCATATGAAAGCTGGAAAATATAATCAACTTCGCCCGGGAACAAAAGTAGACTTGCTTATAGAGCTGCACAAAAATGATTTGGTAGAAAATATGAGAAATCTTTGCCGCGCCGATAAAAATGAAGACATAATGACAAATGCAATGACAGATTTAACTGAAATATTAAAAATATCCCTACCTGAAAACGATAGGAATTTAGGGAAAAAATCTGGAGAGAAACTTAGGGAGATGCGTGCTCACAAGTTAATTAAAGAAAATAGATCTTAA
- a CDS encoding Crp/Fnr family transcriptional regulator: MNSFKPESITFSKGDLIFSEGDMGSVAYMITKGTVNIVKQIHGINNVLATLGPGEIFGEMAIISKNPRVAGAEAETSCTLMVLTAKLILTLLKKSHPTVFHLTRVLAARLATANKNITENRSGNIWMTMCRLLDLKYRIFTNSPDPDKDFGVNYKEFCSELTTIINISESEVERMITAACSFNLIKKSKMVSRVYLSIIDPEHFLEVSETLSNDVNRFVGNNCYSEYVDIQDFSDMFDSLPELIYKKIGVGDFPEDICVLHKGATVKWAEKKGDDYFQENKRKRKSIEELEGVNDIVFVDIGTLKQVFSRLGYYKLGILLTIAEEDGRDRILATISEKIANAITKESKGLDAIDQNEADEVEEELLEIIREIKSGNRE; this comes from the coding sequence GTGAACTCTTTTAAACCGGAGTCAATAACGTTTTCTAAAGGTGACCTTATTTTCAGTGAAGGGGATATGGGCAGCGTTGCATATATGATCACCAAAGGAACTGTTAATATTGTTAAGCAGATTCACGGAATTAATAATGTTCTGGCTACGCTTGGCCCCGGGGAAATATTTGGAGAAATGGCTATAATTTCGAAGAATCCCAGAGTTGCAGGGGCGGAAGCCGAAACCAGTTGTACACTTATGGTTTTAACGGCTAAGCTTATTTTAACTTTGCTTAAAAAGAGTCATCCTACAGTATTTCACCTTACACGGGTGCTGGCTGCAAGGCTTGCTACTGCTAATAAGAATATAACTGAAAACAGAAGCGGTAACATCTGGATGACCATGTGCCGGCTTCTTGATCTCAAATACAGAATATTTACAAACTCTCCAGATCCTGACAAAGATTTTGGTGTTAATTACAAAGAATTTTGCTCTGAACTTACCACTATTATTAACATTTCAGAGTCTGAAGTGGAAAGGATGATTACTGCCGCGTGTTCTTTCAATCTTATAAAAAAAAGCAAGATGGTAAGCAGGGTTTATCTTTCAATTATTGATCCGGAGCATTTTTTGGAAGTTTCTGAAACTTTATCTAATGATGTTAATAGATTCGTTGGAAATAATTGTTATAGCGAATACGTGGATATTCAGGATTTTTCTGATATGTTTGATTCACTTCCGGAGCTGATCTATAAAAAAATCGGCGTTGGCGATTTCCCTGAAGATATTTGTGTTTTACACAAAGGTGCTACTGTTAAGTGGGCTGAAAAGAAAGGTGATGATTATTTTCAGGAAAACAAGAGAAAGCGCAAGTCCATTGAAGAGTTGGAGGGTGTTAACGATATTGTTTTTGTTGACATAGGCACTTTGAAACAGGTTTTCAGTAGACTTGGATATTATAAGCTTGGAATTCTACTCACAATTGCAGAGGAAGACGGCAGAGACAGAATCCTAGCAACTATTTCTGAAAAAATTGCAAATGCAATTACCAAAGAATCAAAAGGGTTAGATGCGATTGATCAGAATGAAGCCGATGAAGTTGAAGAAGAATTACTTGAGATAATTAGAGAGATTAAATCTGGCAATAGGGAATAA
- a CDS encoding TVP38/TMEM64 family protein, giving the protein MKNKILVLILLAAGIILFFAFDLDRFLTLNYLKNSRQEFQAFYDLHPFSSVFGFFLIYVAIVGLNLPGAAILGLAGGALFGFTTGVITISFASSLGATIACFFSRYLFRDYVQRRFGDKLEKVNNGIKNEGAFYLFTMRLIPAIPFVVINLVMGLTPIRLRTFYWVSQVGMLPGTMVFVNAGKELGKITSVSDIVQPSLIISFMVLGFFPLFVRKAVSFVRARNTDKTA; this is encoded by the coding sequence ATGAAAAATAAAATATTAGTACTTATATTGTTGGCGGCTGGAATAATTCTATTTTTTGCCTTTGATCTTGATAGATTTCTTACCTTGAACTATTTAAAGAACTCAAGACAGGAATTCCAAGCATTTTATGATTTGCATCCATTCAGTTCTGTCTTCGGATTTTTTTTAATTTATGTTGCTATTGTCGGTCTTAACTTGCCAGGAGCTGCGATACTGGGCCTTGCCGGAGGAGCTCTTTTCGGTTTTACCACCGGCGTGATAACCATTTCGTTTGCAAGCTCTCTCGGAGCAACAATTGCCTGTTTTTTCTCGCGATATTTATTTAGAGACTATGTGCAACGGAGGTTTGGAGATAAGCTGGAGAAAGTCAACAACGGAATTAAGAACGAAGGTGCATTCTATTTATTCACAATGCGCCTTATTCCGGCTATTCCTTTCGTTGTTATCAATCTGGTTATGGGGCTTACTCCTATAAGGCTTCGAACTTTTTACTGGGTCTCTCAGGTAGGAATGTTACCCGGAACAATGGTTTTTGTTAATGCCGGAAAAGAGCTTGGAAAAATTACTTCTGTATCTGATATAGTTCAGCCGAGCTTAATAATTTCTTTTATGGTCTTAGGATTTTTTCCACTTTTTGTCCGTAAAGCAGTTAGTTTTGTAAGAGCAAGAAATACTGATAAAACTGCATAA
- a CDS encoding DsbA family protein has product MLKRTVLFIIVLVFVSGCASKQVLKSQIAEIIKENPQIILDAMRENNLELLKIVESGVDARNELNRKAKFQAEINNPFKPVLSPDRASIGNPDAPVTIVEYSDFLCPYCQKGAEVVRDLVAKNPAKYRLVYKHLPLHAESKKLAAVFEAIALIDKDKAFKFHDAAFQNQKKLFDDSDGKVLGKILLELGIDLGELQKVLKSAKIAENIAADQAEAKSFGFDATPTFLVNGVSIRGYVPEDKFEAIVELILEKSPKKETTDGDICEDCLNKM; this is encoded by the coding sequence ATGTTAAAAAGGACAGTGTTATTTATTATCGTCTTGGTGTTCGTATCCGGTTGCGCCAGCAAACAGGTATTAAAAAGTCAGATAGCTGAAATTATAAAAGAAAATCCACAAATTATTTTAGATGCAATGCGTGAAAATAATCTGGAGTTACTGAAAATTGTTGAAAGCGGTGTTGATGCACGCAATGAACTAAACCGTAAAGCGAAATTTCAAGCTGAAATCAATAATCCTTTTAAACCTGTTCTTTCTCCTGACAGGGCAAGTATAGGCAACCCTGACGCGCCTGTTACTATTGTAGAATATTCAGATTTTCTTTGTCCTTACTGCCAAAAAGGAGCCGAGGTTGTGCGCGACCTTGTAGCCAAAAATCCTGCTAAATACAGATTGGTGTATAAACATCTTCCACTGCACGCAGAATCTAAAAAGCTTGCAGCTGTTTTTGAGGCTATAGCTCTAATTGATAAAGATAAGGCTTTTAAATTTCATGATGCAGCATTTCAAAATCAAAAAAAATTATTTGATGATTCTGATGGAAAAGTTCTCGGCAAAATATTGCTTGAACTGGGTATTGATTTAGGTGAATTGCAGAAGGTTTTGAAGTCTGCAAAAATTGCCGAAAATATTGCTGCAGACCAGGCAGAAGCAAAATCATTCGGATTTGATGCAACTCCTACTTTTCTTGTAAATGGAGTTTCAATCCGCGGTTATGTACCAGAAGATAAATTCGAAGCTATCGTTGAGCTTATTCTTGAAAAAAGTCCTAAAAAAGAAACCACTGACGGTGACATTTGTGAAGATTGCTTAAATAAAATGTAA
- a CDS encoding PEP/pyruvate-binding domain-containing protein, with protein MAGKKEEVGTAKKSETESPKKSQAVKQLEQKMVLAGSDIVKIGEDAELLVGGKNYNTALISQVEGIRAPQFRAISSLAFHKLLDETKVHASLVRAVVDSEYNAVDWNSESVNSDSEFIQNFVRSIASVIKEEAKKHSETLIQLRTFVNNVVEGFATSPEGIDQLRKRSVLVQSAILSVDLPKEVDEAVKSAYLSICKDAGLENEPVAVRSSAAGEDSRKKAFAGLQDTYLNIIGEDNCAKAYHWDCASAYNLRSMTYRREAILDAVTLAENTGDASIAEIAKKEWAIENTSLSVCLMRMINPVISGTAFSADTATGCRGTDRKDLVSIDASYGLGEAVVGGMVTPDKFYVFQRDDGSEVVVRNMGNKDKKIVYSENGGTKVEKVQPNEIYRWALSLAQAEEVAKGVRSISQAYGGMIMDTEFCLDAADRLWFVQARPETRWNEEFADHPSTIFMRRLEVDPKALVSAEVLLEGNGASRGAGQGTVKYLRSALELNKINKGDILAAARTDPDMVPGMRIAAGIMADVGGDTSHAAITSRELGIPAIIGIQRLEILRSLDGQEVTVDGSRGKVYRGLLPLREVGGTIDTATLPATRTKVGLILADVGQSLFLSRLREVPDFEVGLLRAEFMLGNVGVHPLALEAYDNGTLDKLIQDKLDELDARLTLVMRSQLDSGLISLNIKLREYVGALTGLSPEMDALANGENARGTEEVLAMHRKLRDLDKKLDNYLEHAAESLYILKTSVKIEEHVKAVLGLQQGVEENADSRFIYRRFESPDEISDMVGKAVKNPIVIELNEKIKSLREEVARKMGLKSEMDEVQTLRKRIFELLQSRGLRSGKENYIQTLSQGLALFSMAFYGKDIIYRTTDFKTNEYHNLLGGLLFENHEDNPMLGYRGVSRDIHDWELEAFKLARGVFGGKNLHLMLPFVRTIEEARSMKRYLSQVHHLESGKDGLKLILMAEIPSNAILSKEFIKEVDGFSIGSNDMTQLVLGTDRDNSRLQHIYDEEDPAVVWAILSTIFTGQKFGKKIGFCGQGVSNSVILRGVVCIAGIVSASVVPDTYLQTKLDMAAVEAENIKVSELGKWINARHFDNLANLMEGNGYGHIIKKYNTPEDLEDWYEGEIRRLNEQLRDNIDTPKEDFYRQEMNTFRGTFHKAVIYSAWNWSQTVEDAMHHAGFATFEEQEAALNKQYSKKW; from the coding sequence ATGGCTGGCAAAAAGGAAGAAGTTGGTACCGCTAAGAAATCAGAGACTGAATCTCCTAAAAAAAGTCAGGCAGTAAAACAGCTTGAACAAAAAATGGTTTTAGCCGGTTCTGATATTGTCAAAATTGGAGAAGATGCAGAACTTTTAGTTGGCGGTAAAAACTATAATACAGCACTGATCAGTCAAGTTGAAGGTATCAGAGCTCCGCAGTTCAGAGCTATTTCATCTTTGGCTTTTCATAAACTGCTTGATGAAACAAAGGTTCACGCAAGTCTTGTAAGAGCTGTTGTCGACAGCGAATATAATGCTGTTGATTGGAACAGTGAAAGCGTTAACAGTGATTCCGAATTTATACAGAATTTTGTCCGCTCCATTGCCTCTGTAATTAAAGAAGAAGCTAAAAAACATTCTGAAACTTTAATTCAGTTAAGAACTTTTGTTAATAACGTTGTTGAAGGTTTTGCCACCTCTCCTGAAGGTATTGATCAGCTCCGTAAACGGTCTGTTCTGGTTCAAAGTGCTATTTTGTCTGTCGACCTTCCAAAGGAAGTTGATGAAGCTGTTAAATCTGCTTATTTATCTATTTGCAAAGATGCCGGACTTGAAAATGAACCTGTTGCTGTCAGATCTTCCGCAGCCGGTGAAGACAGTCGTAAAAAAGCCTTTGCCGGACTTCAGGATACTTATCTAAATATTATCGGTGAAGATAACTGCGCTAAGGCTTACCATTGGGATTGTGCTTCCGCTTATAATCTCCGCAGTATGACTTACCGCCGTGAAGCAATTCTTGACGCTGTCACTCTCGCTGAAAATACCGGAGATGCTTCTATAGCAGAAATAGCCAAAAAAGAATGGGCTATTGAAAATACTTCATTGTCAGTCTGTTTGATGCGCATGATTAATCCGGTTATCTCCGGTACAGCGTTCAGTGCAGATACCGCAACAGGTTGCCGCGGAACTGACCGCAAAGACCTTGTTTCCATCGATGCCAGTTACGGTCTTGGTGAAGCGGTTGTCGGCGGAATGGTTACTCCTGATAAATTTTATGTTTTCCAGCGTGATGACGGCTCGGAAGTTGTTGTCCGTAATATGGGCAACAAAGACAAAAAGATTGTTTACAGCGAAAATGGCGGAACCAAAGTTGAAAAGGTTCAACCTAATGAAATTTATCGCTGGGCTTTGTCGCTTGCTCAGGCCGAAGAAGTCGCTAAAGGCGTCCGCTCAATAAGTCAGGCTTATGGCGGCATGATCATGGATACTGAATTCTGTCTCGACGCAGCAGACAGATTATGGTTTGTGCAGGCTCGTCCTGAAACACGCTGGAACGAAGAGTTCGCAGATCATCCAAGTACAATTTTTATGCGCAGGCTGGAAGTTGATCCGAAAGCTCTTGTCTCGGCAGAAGTACTTCTCGAAGGAAACGGAGCTTCCCGCGGAGCGGGTCAGGGGACCGTTAAATATCTGCGGTCAGCTCTTGAGCTTAATAAAATTAATAAAGGTGACATCTTAGCTGCTGCCCGTACTGATCCGGATATGGTTCCGGGAATGCGTATTGCCGCAGGTATTATGGCCGATGTCGGCGGGGATACCAGTCACGCCGCAATTACTTCTCGCGAGCTTGGAATTCCGGCAATTATCGGTATTCAGCGTCTTGAAATTCTGCGGTCACTTGATGGGCAGGAAGTAACTGTCGATGGTTCCAGAGGCAAAGTTTATCGCGGGTTGCTTCCGCTGCGTGAAGTAGGTGGAACTATTGATACCGCAACGCTTCCTGCAACAAGAACAAAAGTTGGGCTTATTCTTGCTGATGTAGGACAGTCTCTTTTCCTCTCGCGCCTCAGAGAAGTTCCTGATTTTGAAGTCGGCCTGCTTAGAGCTGAATTTATGCTTGGTAATGTAGGTGTACATCCACTTGCGCTTGAAGCATACGACAACGGAACTCTTGATAAGTTGATTCAGGATAAACTTGATGAACTTGATGCACGACTTACTCTTGTCATGAGGTCTCAGCTTGATTCCGGTCTTATTTCGCTGAACATAAAACTCAGAGAATACGTCGGAGCTCTTACCGGGCTAAGTCCTGAAATGGATGCACTTGCCAACGGTGAAAATGCCAGAGGAACTGAAGAAGTTCTTGCTATGCACCGCAAGCTCAGAGATTTAGACAAAAAATTAGATAATTATTTGGAACATGCGGCAGAAAGCCTATATATTTTAAAGACTTCTGTTAAAATAGAAGAGCATGTTAAAGCCGTTTTAGGACTTCAGCAGGGCGTGGAAGAAAATGCTGATTCACGCTTTATCTACAGGCGTTTCGAATCTCCTGATGAAATATCAGACATGGTCGGTAAGGCTGTTAAAAATCCGATCGTTATTGAACTTAACGAAAAAATTAAATCTTTACGTGAAGAAGTTGCTCGCAAGATGGGCCTTAAGTCCGAAATGGACGAGGTTCAGACTTTAAGAAAGCGTATTTTTGAACTTTTACAATCTCGCGGATTGCGTTCTGGTAAAGAGAATTATATCCAGACATTATCACAGGGACTTGCTCTGTTCTCCATGGCTTTTTATGGCAAAGATATCATTTACCGGACCACAGATTTTAAAACAAATGAGTACCATAACCTGCTTGGCGGACTCCTTTTTGAAAATCATGAAGATAACCCGATGCTTGGATATCGAGGCGTTTCCAGAGATATTCATGATTGGGAACTTGAAGCTTTTAAACTTGCGCGAGGCGTTTTCGGTGGAAAGAATTTACACCTGATGCTTCCGTTTGTCAGAACCATTGAAGAAGCAAGAAGCATGAAACGTTACCTTTCTCAGGTTCATCATCTTGAATCAGGTAAAGACGGCTTAAAGCTTATTTTGATGGCTGAAATACCTAGTAATGCAATTCTCAGTAAGGAATTCATTAAAGAAGTTGATGGATTCTCGATCGGCTCGAATGATATGACTCAGCTTGTTTTAGGAACAGACAGAGATAATTCCAGGCTCCAGCATATCTATGATGAAGAAGACCCCGCCGTTGTATGGGCGATTCTTTCGACCATATTCACCGGGCAGAAATTTGGTAAGAAAATCGGTTTCTGCGGTCAGGGTGTATCAAACAGTGTTATTCTGCGCGGAGTTGTCTGCATTGCAGGTATTGTTTCAGCTTCTGTTGTGCCTGATACATATCTTCAGACAAAACTTGATATGGCGGCTGTCGAAGCTGAAAATATCAAGGTCAGTGAACTCGGTAAGTGGATTAATGCAAGACACTTTGATAATCTTGCAAACTTAATGGAAGGGAATGGTTACGGGCATATCATTAAGAAATACAATACACCTGAAGACCTGGAAGACTGGTATGAAGGTGAAATAAGAAGACTTAATGAACAGCTTCGTGACAACATTGATACTCCGAAAGAAGATTTTTATCGTCAGGAAATGAATACATTCCGCGGAACGTTCCATAAAGCTGTGATCTATTCTGCATGGAACTGGTCACAGACTGTCGAAGACGCCATGCACCATGCAGGTTTTGCTACTTTTGAAGAACAGGAAGCTGCTCTAAACAAGCAATATTCCAAGAAATGGTAG
- a CDS encoding class I SAM-dependent methyltransferase, producing MRDINNIVDPPEDLHICFGGGDFRKIGSKMVTFCKEKLDLTPNESVLDIGCGIGRLAFPLLEYLSENGRYEGFDTFPVGVKWCSENITPEFPNFKFQLVDIFNTTYNPYAQTKASEFIFPYEDNTFDLVMLNSVFTHMMPDDIINYLSEIDRVLKDTGRVFVTYFLINKESSELMKSGKSVHDFQKFGIFYTSDPKEPMDAVGYDEHFMFNLFEKYNLKIKEVLYGTWCGHNAGNHQDIVLLTR from the coding sequence ATGAGAGATATAAATAACATTGTTGACCCTCCAGAAGATCTCCATATTTGCTTCGGAGGGGGAGACTTTCGTAAAATCGGAAGTAAAATGGTTACTTTTTGTAAAGAAAAGCTTGATCTTACTCCAAACGAAAGTGTTTTAGATATTGGATGCGGAATTGGACGGCTTGCTTTTCCATTGCTAGAATATCTAAGTGAAAATGGCAGGTATGAAGGTTTTGATACTTTTCCGGTAGGAGTTAAGTGGTGCTCTGAAAATATCACTCCTGAATTCCCGAATTTTAAATTCCAACTGGTTGATATTTTTAATACTACCTATAATCCATACGCTCAGACAAAAGCTTCGGAATTCATTTTCCCGTATGAGGATAATACCTTTGACCTCGTGATGTTGAATTCTGTTTTTACGCATATGATGCCTGATGATATCATTAATTATCTATCTGAAATAGATAGAGTTTTAAAAGATACAGGCAGAGTTTTTGTAACTTATTTTTTAATAAATAAAGAATCTTCTGAACTTATGAAATCAGGGAAAAGTGTTCATGATTTCCAGAAGTTCGGGATTTTTTATACCTCCGATCCTAAAGAACCTATGGACGCGGTAGGATATGATGAACATTTTATGTTTAACCTTTTTGAGAAGTATAACTTGAAAATTAAAGAAGTATTGTACGGGACTTGGTGCGGGCACAATGCTGGAAATCATCAGGATATTGTTCTACTTACGCGATGA
- a CDS encoding biotin--[acetyl-CoA-carboxylase] ligase, translated as MITRITIVSGKDESNIPKVTPEQLFQAHPLWARDIEHFGPWNSVEDECRTYSTWLSGARAGRPIAICGSCFSSLDVAWRLNSMEDLPVWGSVLAVEQHTGRGQIRREWVSPPGNIYGAIRWPGIAAGSPGEFRPVWARILPLIVGYLACRALKDIGVEVQLKWPNDLLKDGKKIGGILIEERESTIMVGIGLNTASAPEREQLRPDHAVSATCINTEEVQLGPLETWIHFVDYFKSQFDSIISMQEPEDFLKILADQLVWFGEEVRIVDGPKDVSVGRICGLSADGGLIVEKDGARHTVYSGSVMPL; from the coding sequence ATGATTACAAGAATTACCATTGTCAGCGGCAAAGATGAAAGTAATATTCCGAAGGTAACCCCTGAGCAGCTTTTCCAGGCTCATCCTTTATGGGCTAGAGATATAGAACATTTTGGACCTTGGAATAGTGTCGAAGATGAGTGCCGAACTTATTCTACGTGGTTATCAGGAGCCAGAGCGGGCAGGCCGATAGCTATATGCGGTTCCTGCTTTTCAAGTCTTGATGTTGCGTGGCGTCTTAATTCTATGGAAGATCTGCCGGTGTGGGGAAGCGTTTTGGCTGTTGAACAGCACACTGGACGCGGCCAAATCAGGCGGGAGTGGGTTTCACCCCCCGGCAATATCTACGGGGCAATCAGGTGGCCTGGGATTGCTGCTGGATCTCCCGGGGAATTCCGGCCTGTATGGGCAAGAATTTTGCCTCTTATCGTCGGTTATCTCGCTTGTCGTGCTCTTAAAGATATAGGCGTTGAAGTTCAACTTAAATGGCCTAATGATCTTTTGAAGGACGGTAAGAAAATTGGCGGGATTCTTATTGAAGAGCGCGAATCTACAATTATGGTGGGGATAGGTCTAAATACAGCTTCTGCCCCTGAAAGAGAGCAACTCCGTCCTGATCATGCTGTTTCTGCTACATGTATTAATACTGAAGAAGTGCAGCTTGGCCCGCTTGAAACTTGGATTCATTTTGTGGATTATTTTAAAAGCCAGTTTGATTCGATTATTTCAATGCAGGAACCGGAAGATTTTCTTAAAATTTTGGCTGATCAATTAGTATGGTTCGGTGAAGAAGTTAGAATCGTGGATGGTCCTAAAGATGTTTCAGTAGGGCGTATCTGCGGTCTTTCTGCGGATGGCGGGCTGATTGTTGAGAAAGACGGAGCCCGGCATACTGTATATTCTGGAAGTGTTATGCCTCTATAG
- a CDS encoding Crp/Fnr family transcriptional regulator: MARSPLTSMTTKTSPTIKNYHKGKIIFHEGQESNVAYMIKSGSVNVFKNIDNKKTVLMTLNRGDIFGEMSLLAHEKRSASAEAASYCELVPLTKEIMNRLLEASPVTVRKIVELLAARVLRVDTEAVTVDEGGPFLSLATILDLAYKDYAYTPRDKKREIENYDMGLSVKSFTETVKSFAVFSAIEIDSFLQTIFKLRLIDIKSKSKCHKIAFTEKYINIPDCKEFMPSLRRLYSEVKEIGAEVEYRMNFMTFSDLAVRTGSRPEVIYNKVMKEDFPENLFFFNRAKALKWSQDKEPDFFKKFKRPKKALSEIENVNDLIFIDNPTLQQALKSFDYHRISILYSAADEQNKAKILYNINKKQASVLQSEPPPVRNVNDLDVLECSDEVIDLSKKMKGL; encoded by the coding sequence ATGGCCAGATCTCCTTTAACGTCAATGACGACTAAGACATCTCCTACGATTAAAAATTACCATAAAGGTAAGATTATTTTCCATGAAGGGCAGGAAAGTAACGTTGCTTACATGATTAAATCCGGTTCAGTTAATGTTTTCAAAAATATAGATAATAAAAAAACGGTCTTAATGACTCTTAACCGTGGTGATATTTTTGGAGAAATGTCGCTTTTAGCGCATGAAAAACGTTCTGCCAGTGCTGAAGCCGCAAGTTACTGTGAATTAGTTCCGTTGACAAAAGAGATTATGAACAGGCTGCTTGAAGCATCGCCTGTAACTGTAAGAAAAATTGTAGAACTTCTGGCCGCGCGGGTTTTAAGGGTAGATACTGAAGCCGTTACAGTTGATGAAGGTGGGCCGTTTCTCTCTCTGGCTACTATTTTAGATCTTGCATACAAAGATTATGCGTACACTCCAAGAGACAAGAAACGTGAAATAGAAAATTATGATATGGGGCTGTCTGTAAAATCATTTACCGAAACAGTAAAAAGTTTTGCAGTCTTTTCCGCCATTGAAATAGATTCATTTCTTCAAACAATTTTTAAGCTTAGATTGATTGATATTAAGTCAAAGTCGAAATGTCATAAAATTGCTTTTACTGAAAAATATATCAATATTCCTGATTGTAAGGAGTTTATGCCTTCTCTTAGAAGGTTGTATTCAGAAGTGAAGGAGATTGGAGCTGAAGTTGAATATCGAATGAATTTTATGACTTTCAGTGACCTTGCGGTTAGAACCGGGAGTCGACCTGAAGTTATCTACAACAAAGTGATGAAAGAAGATTTTCCAGAAAACCTGTTCTTTTTTAATAGGGCTAAAGCTTTAAAATGGAGTCAGGATAAGGAACCTGATTTTTTTAAAAAATTTAAGCGGCCCAAAAAAGCCTTGAGTGAAATTGAAAATGTTAATGATTTAATTTTTATTGATAATCCTACACTGCAACAGGCGTTGAAGTCTTTTGATTACCATAGAATCTCTATTCTATATTCTGCGGCTGACGAGCAGAATAAAGCTAAAATTTTATATAATATTAATAAAAAACAAGCGTCTGTACTTCAGTCAGAACCTCCACCCGTTCGGAATGTCAACGATTTAGATGTATTGGAATGTTCAGACGAAGTAATAGATCTAAGTAAAAAAATGAAAGGGTTATAG